The DNA window AATTGTATGTGTTATTTATTATTTGTGTTATATTATATTATCATATTAACATAAATGTTACCAATTGTATACATAATTATATGTTTTTATATAAAAAAATCTTCCATTAGAAGATTTTTAATATATCCTATTTCAAATAAAAGCTAAAAAAAATACATAGACAAAATAATCACTTTGTCTATGTATGAAGAAAACGTCTTAATGCTTTTCCATTTAAATAATCAAATTTTTTCCCTTGATAACTATCTAATGTTTCCATTCTTTCATCAATAGCATCTTTTATTTTCCACCAACTCGTATTCCAGTTACAAAAAAGAGTATTTTCCTTTGGTGCTCTTCCAGCTAATCTTTGAATGACAACTTCTGGATTTAAATATTCTAAAAATATTATTACTCGTTTTACATATTCTTCTAATGAAATAATCTCAAACTCATGACGCTCATACATTTTTCCTATAACTGTATCCTTTAAAATATATAAGGAGTGAAGTTTAACTTGCTCTACACCAAGAGATGATATGATTTTTGCCCCTTCCATCACATCTTCTTCATCATCCCAAGGAAGATTTAAAATCATATGGACACAACTCTCAAAACCATACTTTTTAATACGAATAATCGCATCAATCAATTCTGCAAGAGAATGTCCTCTATTTATTTTTTTTAATGTATGATAATTTACACTTTGAAGACCTAATTCTATAGATATATTTATATTTTCTTTTTCTTTGAGTTCTTTTAAAAATAACAAATATGCATCATTTACACAATCGGGTCTTGTAGATATTGAAATTTCTACTATATTCTCTTCACAAGCTGCATAGATATATTCCTTAAATTTTTCTAATGGTAAATAGGTATTTGTAAAGTTTTGAAAGTACGCAATAAACTTTTTTGCCTTATATTTTTTTTGTATATAAGCTATATTCCTTTGGAGTTGCTCTGTGACAGATATGCTACTAGCTAGATTTTCAAAGCCTGCTCCTTCTTCCCCACAAAATATACATCCACCCTTAGCAACAGTTCCATCCCGATTTGGGCACGTTACAGGAAGATTTATAGGAATTTTATACACCTTTTCTCCATATTTTTCTTTCAAATATTGTGAATATATCCTGTATCTATTCTTTTGCACTGTTTTTCTTGCTCCTTTTATATTTTTATTTCATCCCCTAGCTCACTTTTTCTTTTTGCTCTACAGGTACAGTCTCTATCTCTACCCCTTTAGTCAATTTCTTTTCTAATCTTCTTACTACATTTTTCTCCTCATTCTCATAAGACTCTCCTACTACAATTATATCTATATTATTTTTTTCAGTTAATTTTTTCAAAGTTTCTAATACATCATGGGCTCTCACTACAGTTAAACTTGCACCATATGCTTTTGCTTTTTCAAATAAATATTCTAAAGCATCTCCATCCTTTGATTTTCCTAGAAAATGATAACCTTCTTTAGCTACATGTATAACAAACAGTTCCCCATTATATTTATCTCTTATTTGTGCACCTCTTCTAATAAGTCTTTCACAGGTCTTCTGTTGTGTTACACATACCATGATATTCTGAATAGTCTCCATTATAATACCCCTTTCGAGAATCGAAATAGTATTTATTCGCTTTGTATATTACAAAAACTTCTTCTCAATAACATTATACTACAAACCACTATGCCCTGCTAGTATAGGTCGAAGTATAATACATAATACATTCCTATAAATATGTTTTAATTTGAAATTTTCATGACAAAAGCGGCCCAAGCCGCTTTTTATACAAGGGGTGCCAATAATAAAATTTCTTCATTATCATTATAAATTTTATCAAACTGCTCAATTGGCAAAGGATTTTTTCCTTTCCCCACTTCAATAGTATATCCAGGTCTTCTATATTTATCTATAAACCAATCCTTATATCCTGCATAAGAAGCAATTCCATACGTCTCATCTAATATATATCCACTTGCTTTAGCAAATAATTCTCCTATTTTTTTTGCTTCAGGAGAAGCAAGATTCTCAAAGTTCCAATAGATCACTTCTCCCTGACTATGATATGCAAGTACTAATCTAAAATTATGTTTTCTAGTAAAATCTGCCACCGTTTTTGATTCAGACTCTGACTCAGGATATGGACCAGAATACCTAGTTGGACCCGGGCCATATACCCCATATTCTTCCTCTGCTTCCTTCGATTTTTCCCATAGTGCATCATAATTGTGATTTAAATCTACACCTCTATTATTAGCTTGCCAGTCTTTTGAAAAATCTGTACTCCCCTTATTCCATTTAATTAATTGGTTATAATATGGATTATTTTTTTGTAGTCCATTAAGTACTAAATCTATACCATCTGGATTTACCATAGGCATAATATAGATAGAGCTTTTTTCCCATATTTCTTTTGTATTATATCCTCCTAAGTCCCCTTCTCTTATGTATGCCTTTGAAAAGTTCTCAATAAACTTCATAAGTAGAGGCGATGTAATCCATTCTAATGAATGATGAGCGCCATTATAAA is part of the Crassaminicella profunda genome and encodes:
- a CDS encoding TIGR01212 family radical SAM protein (This family includes YhcC from E. coli K-12, an uncharacterized radical SAM protein.), coding for MQKNRYRIYSQYLKEKYGEKVYKIPINLPVTCPNRDGTVAKGGCIFCGEEGAGFENLASSISVTEQLQRNIAYIQKKYKAKKFIAYFQNFTNTYLPLEKFKEYIYAACEENIVEISISTRPDCVNDAYLLFLKELKEKENINISIELGLQSVNYHTLKKINRGHSLAELIDAIIRIKKYGFESCVHMILNLPWDDEEDVMEGAKIISSLGVEQVKLHSLYILKDTVIGKMYERHEFEIISLEEYVKRVIIFLEYLNPEVVIQRLAGRAPKENTLFCNWNTSWWKIKDAIDERMETLDSYQGKKFDYLNGKALRRFLHT
- a CDS encoding universal stress protein, producing METIQNIMVCVTQQKTCERLIRRGAQIRDKYNGELFVIHVAKEGYHFLGKSKDGDALEYLFEKAKAYGASLTVVRAHDVLETLKKLTEKNNIDIIVVGESYENEEKNVVRRLEKKLTKGVEIETVPVEQKEKVS
- a CDS encoding M14 family metallopeptidase — its product is MRVLKRGSQGTDVMEIQSLLKKIGYDPGPIDGIFGGKTEGAVKKFQQDNGLIPDGIVGPNTIKALEPFLLGYDIYTIQKEDTMYKIAKKYYTNVINIMVANPNVNPYNLQIGQKIIVPYGMDIVDTNIDYTYDIMERDIEGLKVRYPFLEVGIAGKSVLGRNLYYIKLGNGPNKVFYNGAHHSLEWITSPLLMKFIENFSKAYIREGDLGGYNTKEIWEKSSIYIMPMVNPDGIDLVLNGLQKNNPYYNQLIKWNKGSTDFSKDWQANNRGVDLNHNYDALWEKSKEAEEEYGVYGPGPTRYSGPYPESESESKTVADFTRKHNFRLVLAYHSQGEVIYWNFENLASPEAKKIGELFAKASGYILDETYGIASYAGYKDWFIDKYRRPGYTIEVGKGKNPLPIEQFDKIYNDNEEILLLAPLV